A genomic segment from Leptospira kirschneri serovar Cynopteri str. 3522 CT encodes:
- a CDS encoding STAS domain-containing protein: MSKFKINGKSAKVTIDTVVIDGYDKIFDEVTQSASKGTVLDVEFLLEEVKKITSSGIAKLLTVKNRMDHYGVKMKIKDLSPDLLEVLKKFKVDDKLGL; the protein is encoded by the coding sequence ATGTCTAAGTTCAAAATCAATGGAAAGTCCGCAAAGGTAACGATCGATACCGTTGTAATCGACGGTTATGATAAAATTTTCGACGAAGTAACTCAAAGCGCATCCAAAGGCACGGTTTTAGACGTAGAGTTTCTTTTAGAAGAGGTTAAAAAAATAACTTCCAGTGGAATCGCAAAACTACTGACCGTAAAAAACAGAATGGATCACTACGGAGTGAAAATGAAAATCAAAGATTTAAGTCCGGATCTTTTAGAAGTTTTGAAAAAATTTAAAGTGGATGATAAACTAGGACTTTAA
- a CDS encoding class I SAM-dependent DNA methyltransferase, whose amino-acid sequence MFKKKPYSGFSSVYDAVMKEVNYKRWSEFILSSYTNHSEKILPKTVLDLGCGTCRLWEEFPKNILCTGIDISAEMLEIAKKKEISGEWICSDLLDLDLKKKKFDLILSTHDTLNYLKDEADLKKVFSKVRTHLKPKGLFFFDLSSLYNFKNHFDGHKFIERVGDYKIEWKNRFLKTSNVLESTLTFSHKKSKEEFSEIHRHTYFPRNTIRNLLLECGLILLKEGSDYKDWVIEEDACLVNYLSGISEINLLNRLHKHKF is encoded by the coding sequence ATGTTTAAAAAAAAGCCCTATTCCGGTTTTTCGTCGGTTTATGACGCAGTAATGAAAGAGGTAAATTACAAACGTTGGTCAGAATTTATACTCTCTTCTTATACAAATCATTCAGAAAAAATTTTACCAAAAACGGTTTTAGATCTGGGATGTGGAACCTGCAGACTCTGGGAAGAATTTCCAAAAAACATACTGTGCACTGGAATTGATATAAGCGCAGAAATGCTTGAAATCGCTAAAAAAAAAGAGATTTCTGGAGAATGGATTTGTTCCGATTTACTCGATTTAGATCTGAAGAAAAAAAAATTCGACCTCATACTTTCCACACACGACACCCTCAATTACTTAAAAGACGAAGCTGATCTGAAAAAAGTTTTTTCCAAAGTAAGAACCCATTTAAAACCCAAAGGACTTTTCTTTTTCGACCTAAGTAGTCTTTATAATTTTAAGAATCACTTCGACGGACATAAATTCATAGAAAGAGTTGGAGATTATAAAATTGAATGGAAAAACCGATTTCTAAAAACTTCAAACGTTTTAGAATCCACACTCACCTTCTCTCATAAAAAATCCAAAGAAGAATTTTCAGAAATCCATAGGCATACATATTTCCCAAGGAATACGATTCGAAATCTACTTTTAGAATGTGGGCTTATACTTTTAAAAGAAGGTTCCGATTATAAAGATTGGGTTATTGAAGAAGACGCTTGTCTTGTAAATTATCTGTCTGGTATTTCAGAAATCAATTTACTAAATCGACTTCATAAACACAAGTTTTAA
- a CDS encoding DUF4340 domain-containing protein, which produces MKFLEKIFTTIYNFIKKETAFCLFLTNIILCFIYILTSDPFGFFQRTYLNADPFFPFKKNEIDRIQIGRKGHETVLKKNKGTWSVEVREIETRSDLEKTFSFLNTILRIRKFTKISPITDPKKFGFNGEELKLEIQTESGIIGKLDIGTSENGTFVKEPDTGEIWIVEENLNSLLGRGNENFFLSGFLLPENIDTQEIHTILIYNSQNKNTKLEIEQTENGIWKPLSSVSSFCPGEDCSRIVDKIFSLKAERILKKPFEEKIIPLNSKKRFRIEIHFRSDQNSFLVLEWIGNSIHDEPVFRSDSDSILYLVDPEFLREFRETSENKIFFIEESDPIRAL; this is translated from the coding sequence ATGAAATTTTTGGAAAAAATTTTTACTACAATTTATAATTTCATAAAAAAGGAAACCGCTTTCTGTCTCTTTTTGACAAATATAATTTTATGTTTTATTTATATTCTTACGTCGGATCCTTTCGGATTTTTTCAAAGAACGTATTTAAACGCAGATCCATTTTTTCCTTTCAAAAAAAACGAAATCGATAGGATTCAAATCGGTAGAAAAGGACACGAGACGGTTCTCAAAAAAAACAAGGGAACCTGGTCCGTAGAAGTTCGAGAAATCGAAACAAGATCCGATTTAGAAAAAACTTTTTCTTTTTTAAATACAATTTTAAGAATCAGAAAATTCACTAAAATTTCTCCAATCACAGATCCTAAAAAATTTGGTTTTAACGGAGAAGAACTAAAATTAGAAATTCAAACCGAATCGGGAATAATCGGAAAACTAGACATAGGAACTTCTGAAAACGGAACCTTTGTAAAGGAACCGGACACTGGAGAAATCTGGATTGTAGAAGAAAATTTAAATTCTCTTTTAGGACGTGGGAATGAAAATTTTTTCCTGTCCGGTTTTTTATTGCCCGAAAACATAGATACACAAGAAATTCATACTATTCTAATTTATAATTCTCAAAATAAAAATACAAAGCTTGAAATAGAACAAACTGAAAATGGAATCTGGAAACCACTTTCTTCCGTTTCTTCTTTTTGCCCAGGCGAAGACTGTTCCAGAATCGTAGATAAAATTTTTTCGTTAAAAGCAGAGAGGATTTTAAAAAAACCGTTCGAGGAAAAAATAATTCCATTGAATTCTAAAAAACGTTTTAGAATTGAAATACATTTTCGTTCGGATCAAAATTCATTTTTGGTTTTAGAATGGATTGGAAACTCCATTCATGACGAACCCGTATTTCGTTCGGATTCAGATTCGATTTTATATCTGGTAGATCCGGAATTTTTACGAGAATTTCGGGAAACTTCCGAGAATAAAATTTTTTTTATAGAAGAATCGGATCCAATTCGAGCTTTATAA
- a CDS encoding ABC transporter ATP-binding protein encodes MGTISVSQLSKSFANKSVISDLSFEIPKGRITGLLGPNGAGKTTTLRLLTGSLHPDKGTIQYDGFDFFENKIEIQKKIGYLSESSPIYWNLTVFEYLSFLGKAKGVLKKNLKEKIDFVSSLLQLETVLPNPIGFLSKGFRQRVALAGSLIQDPEYIFLDEPSSGLDPIQIVEFKKLVRILGKTKTILFSSHVLQEIEEICDHVLILYEGKLIFDQSLVFISQNRPCLILAKTDPETFKNFFSLTDYEIETTGRTENSFLEFRIQSPKSSSEEIFQILKNANFPIRSINPEKNSLESIFKSLMTNKQNETFRI; translated from the coding sequence ATGGGAACGATTTCAGTCAGTCAACTTTCAAAATCCTTTGCCAATAAAAGCGTCATTTCTGATCTTAGTTTTGAAATTCCCAAAGGAAGAATCACCGGTTTACTTGGACCTAACGGTGCCGGTAAAACCACCACCTTAAGATTGTTAACCGGTTCCTTGCATCCAGATAAAGGAACGATTCAATACGACGGTTTTGATTTTTTTGAAAACAAAATCGAAATCCAAAAAAAGATCGGTTATCTTTCCGAATCCTCTCCTATCTATTGGAATCTTACGGTTTTTGAATATCTTTCCTTTTTGGGAAAAGCAAAAGGAGTTTTAAAAAAAAATCTAAAAGAAAAAATCGACTTTGTCTCCTCGCTTTTGCAATTAGAAACGGTTCTCCCAAATCCGATCGGTTTTCTTTCTAAAGGATTCCGTCAAAGAGTCGCCTTAGCGGGAAGTCTCATTCAAGATCCTGAATATATCTTTTTGGACGAACCCAGCTCGGGTTTAGACCCGATTCAAATTGTGGAATTTAAAAAACTCGTTCGTATATTAGGAAAAACGAAAACGATTCTTTTTTCTTCGCACGTTTTGCAAGAAATAGAGGAAATATGCGATCACGTTCTCATTTTATACGAAGGAAAATTGATTTTCGATCAATCTTTAGTTTTTATCTCTCAAAATAGACCCTGTTTGATATTGGCAAAAACAGATCCGGAAACTTTTAAAAATTTTTTTTCACTTACGGATTACGAAATAGAAACTACCGGAAGAACGGAAAATTCTTTTTTAGAATTCAGAATCCAATCCCCAAAATCGTCTTCGGAAGAAATCTTTCAGATTTTAAAAAATGCAAATTTTCCGATTCGATCCATAAACCCGGAAAAAAATTCATTAGAATCCATTTTCAAATCCTTAATGACAAATAAACAAAATGAAACTTTTAGAATTTAG
- a CDS encoding GldG family protein, protein MISKIRTLLIRFNSNTLFLFSQAFSIFLFLNLIISKFDCKKDLSQSGRFETSKSTQKIFQKLHSPLYIDAYYSSKIPGEYKVRLDLTKELLSEIASLGNQNVILRFHDPSESVEMEKKAIEAGITPQILEKKERGSSQIKQVFLGLTLTLGTEKKTIPFAFYAEEIEYQILTTLRKMVRKPEDVKIGILSLPESFAAGFSGFENGKDTIGIFTDQILKEEYGIVPEIHIEEEEIPDSIGTLLWIGGGALSEISSYRLDQFLMRGGNLILLFKSMDFRLTPSNRENGIGMDSISPGIAKPASYIEEQNLIFEHYGFKVNTDLVLEPNHSLPIGSLTEVEPGVIGRYAYPPWVLVGSSDQMLSEVSPFTSPFQNLLLPWTSSLTLFPDKQPRVKMETILSSSEEAEIRSSVVAIGEKQILANPIRSGGRKIILGATLEGSFKSRFDSIPKTFKKSNSFFKQTLEGKTTKILVIGSPYLVSDFLALPETRKIYQESNIPFLLNSLNISEGDTDLIEIRGKKSAFLKLNPFSETEKNIFNFLNILGIPALLGLYTFLRIRRRNSIQNSNFSS, encoded by the coding sequence ATGATTTCCAAAATCAGAACATTACTTATCCGTTTTAATTCGAATACTTTATTTTTATTTTCTCAAGCTTTTTCTATATTCTTATTTTTGAATTTAATTATATCTAAATTTGACTGTAAAAAGGATCTTTCCCAATCCGGTCGTTTCGAAACCAGCAAAAGTACACAGAAGATATTTCAAAAATTACACTCTCCACTTTATATAGACGCTTATTATTCTTCTAAAATTCCTGGAGAATACAAAGTGCGCCTGGATCTAACCAAAGAATTGTTAAGCGAAATCGCTTCTTTAGGCAACCAGAATGTCATATTACGTTTTCATGATCCTAGCGAATCCGTAGAAATGGAAAAAAAAGCGATCGAGGCAGGGATAACACCTCAAATTTTAGAAAAAAAAGAAAGGGGTTCCTCTCAAATCAAACAGGTTTTTTTAGGACTGACTTTAACCTTAGGAACCGAAAAGAAAACGATTCCATTTGCATTTTACGCAGAAGAAATCGAATATCAAATTCTAACAACTCTTAGAAAGATGGTTCGTAAACCAGAAGACGTAAAAATCGGAATTCTCTCACTTCCGGAAAGTTTCGCCGCCGGATTCTCTGGTTTTGAAAACGGAAAAGATACGATCGGAATTTTTACTGATCAGATTTTAAAAGAAGAATACGGAATCGTTCCGGAAATTCATATTGAAGAAGAAGAAATTCCGGATTCAATTGGTACTCTTCTTTGGATAGGTGGAGGAGCGTTATCCGAAATATCTTCTTACAGACTAGATCAATTTTTAATGCGAGGAGGAAATCTAATTCTTCTTTTTAAATCCATGGACTTCCGCTTAACACCTTCTAATCGGGAAAACGGAATCGGAATGGACTCAATTAGTCCTGGAATAGCCAAACCTGCCTCCTATATCGAAGAACAAAATCTTATTTTTGAACATTACGGTTTTAAAGTGAATACAGATCTAGTCTTAGAACCAAATCATTCTCTTCCCATAGGCTCTTTGACGGAAGTAGAACCGGGAGTGATAGGAAGATACGCCTACCCCCCTTGGGTTCTTGTCGGAAGTTCCGACCAAATGTTAAGCGAAGTAAGTCCGTTTACAAGTCCGTTTCAAAATTTACTTCTACCTTGGACTTCCAGCCTAACACTTTTTCCGGATAAACAACCTAGGGTAAAAATGGAAACAATTCTTTCCTCTTCCGAAGAAGCGGAGATACGATCTTCGGTGGTAGCCATCGGTGAAAAACAAATCCTTGCAAATCCAATTCGAAGCGGAGGTAGAAAAATCATTTTAGGCGCAACGTTAGAAGGAAGTTTTAAGTCTCGTTTCGATTCCATTCCAAAAACATTCAAAAAATCGAATTCTTTTTTTAAACAAACTTTAGAAGGTAAAACCACTAAAATTCTTGTTATAGGATCTCCTTATTTAGTATCCGATTTTTTAGCACTTCCGGAAACAAGGAAGATATATCAAGAATCAAATATTCCATTTTTATTAAACTCTCTCAATATATCCGAAGGAGACACGGACCTGATAGAGATACGCGGAAAAAAATCAGCTTTTTTAAAACTCAATCCGTTCTCCGAAACAGAAAAAAATATATTTAATTTTCTGAATATACTTGGAATTCCCGCCCTTTTAGGACTTTATACGTTTTTAAGAATACGACGTAGAAACTCCATACAAAACAGTAATTTTTCATCATGA
- the lmtA gene encoding lipid A Kdo2 1-phosphate O-methyltransferase: MALIEEFESQGNFLFRWRSYIPGIILVLCLGLLPFYQFPGNSYIYHLYYQSFCFTISILGLSIRSFVIGYAPARTSGRNTKEQVADLVNQEGIYSLIRHPLYVGNFLMYLGAVLFLKNFLIASVFILFFWVYYERIMFAEEQFLRKKFGEAYLSWANSVPAFIPKFSDYKKPALPFSIRNVIKREYPSLFGILVIFSVFDLVAVYFNEPVSNFMEAIRLPQMILFGGGLIFYILVRIIVKTTKLLHVDGR; the protein is encoded by the coding sequence ATGGCTTTGATCGAAGAATTTGAATCTCAAGGAAATTTTCTATTTCGTTGGAGATCTTACATCCCCGGAATCATCTTAGTTCTTTGCCTAGGACTTTTGCCATTCTATCAATTTCCCGGGAATTCTTATATTTATCATTTATACTATCAATCCTTCTGTTTTACGATCAGCATTTTGGGACTTTCGATACGTAGTTTTGTGATCGGCTATGCGCCCGCGAGAACTTCGGGAAGAAATACGAAAGAACAAGTGGCAGACTTAGTCAACCAAGAAGGAATTTATTCCCTCATCCGTCATCCTTTATATGTTGGAAATTTTTTAATGTATTTAGGTGCCGTTTTATTTTTAAAAAATTTTCTGATCGCATCTGTATTCATTCTTTTTTTCTGGGTATATTACGAAAGAATTATGTTTGCAGAAGAACAATTCCTGCGTAAGAAATTCGGAGAGGCTTATCTTTCCTGGGCAAATTCCGTCCCTGCGTTTATCCCTAAATTCAGCGATTATAAAAAACCGGCCCTTCCTTTTTCGATCAGAAACGTAATCAAAAGGGAATATCCAAGTCTTTTCGGGATTTTAGTCATCTTCAGCGTTTTTGATTTAGTGGCTGTTTATTTTAACGAACCAGTCAGTAATTTTATGGAAGCGATTCGTCTTCCTCAAATGATTCTGTTCGGCGGAGGACTTATTTTTTACATTTTAGTAAGAATTATCGTAAAAACTACAAAACTTTTGCATGTAGATGGTCGCTAA
- a CDS encoding ABC transporter permease: MKLLEFSKTFFLNIQTVFWKEFSIYFNSPVESIFASFFLFLTSFLFFFGLGEGSFWDFKSASMETYFFWIPILYVIFIPALSMHLWSEEERSGTLEILFSLPLKDVELAFGKFLAAWSFLGFVLSFTFLIPATIFYLGDLDLGTTFAGYLGIFLLGGANLALGSFVSSLTKDQISSYLLGFIFCLFFFLLGYRPFLQFLGTGQISFFSLSKHFEPFRLGILDGREVFFFISFINLFIYINVLILRSKR; this comes from the coding sequence ATGAAACTTTTAGAATTTAGTAAAACATTTTTTTTGAATATTCAAACTGTATTTTGGAAAGAATTTTCAATTTATTTTAATTCCCCTGTTGAATCGATTTTCGCCTCGTTCTTTTTATTTTTGACCTCATTTCTATTTTTTTTTGGATTGGGTGAAGGTTCTTTTTGGGACTTTAAATCGGCAAGTATGGAAACGTATTTTTTTTGGATTCCGATTTTATACGTAATTTTTATCCCTGCCCTTTCCATGCATCTTTGGTCCGAAGAAGAACGTTCCGGAACCTTAGAAATTCTTTTCTCCCTTCCTTTGAAAGACGTAGAGTTGGCGTTCGGTAAATTTTTAGCTGCTTGGAGTTTTTTAGGATTTGTTCTTTCGTTTACTTTCTTAATCCCCGCCACAATTTTTTATTTAGGAGATTTGGATCTAGGAACAACATTCGCGGGTTATTTAGGAATTTTTCTTTTAGGTGGTGCCAATCTTGCTTTGGGAAGTTTTGTATCTTCTTTAACCAAGGATCAAATTAGTTCTTATCTATTAGGATTTATTTTTTGTCTTTTCTTTTTTTTATTGGGATATAGACCCTTTCTTCAATTTTTAGGAACCGGTCAAATTTCTTTTTTTTCCCTTTCCAAACATTTTGAACCGTTTCGTCTCGGAATTTTGGACGGAAGAGAAGTTTTCTTTTTTATCAGCTTCATTAATTTATTCATATATATAAATGTTTTAATTTTAAGGTCCAAACGATGA